In Parasegetibacter sp. NRK P23, the genomic stretch TTCGTGGTTATTGGTGGCATCGTGAAATTTATTGAAGTCGATACCTATCGGGAAGAGGTCCGCTTTTACGAGCCGGTGCTGATAAGTGAGTGTATTGTAATTGTTGTCAATGCGCAGAAGCATTTTTACCGAATGAATAAAATGCTGCACATAATCGAAAGTATGGAAACCAACAAGGTCGGCACCCAGCAAGCCTTTCAGCAACGAATCCTTCCATTCCGAAGGCAACAGACGCAACAATTCGTAGGATGGGAATGGGATATGCAGGAAGAAACCAATGGTCGCATCCGGTATTTCGAGACGCAGCATTTGCGGCAGCAGCATCAGTTGGTAATCGTGCACCCAGATCACGTCGCCGGGTTGTAACATGGGTATCAATGCATCGGCGAACTGGCGGTTCACTTTTACATAGGCATCGAAATATTCTCTCTTATAAACCGCCAAGGAAGGGAAATAGTGGAACAGTGGCCAGAGTACAGAGTTGGAAAACCCATTGTAATAATCGCTGTACAATTGCTCATCGGTGAACAATGGTAAAATAGAAAAGTCCTGGGTATCCTCGTTTTTCCTGATTTCCTCCCATTCTTCCGGAGAGAAGTCGGCCACGCCGGCCCAGATTTTTTCGGAGAATTCACATCCCTCCTGCCCTTGTTCAATATAACTCTTAATAGCCGATACCAATCCACCGGAACTTTGCCTCAGCCCCACCTTATCTCCTTCTTTTTCAAGGGAATAAGGAAGCCTGTTTGAAATTATGATCAATCTGCTCATAGTATAGGGTAATTGATGAGGTGATAAAAAGGGTATGGCAATTTCCATACCCTGTTCGGGAATGCGTCAAATATGCCCGGAGCAGATTAAAACATGGTGAAACTCAGATTAAAAGAACATTAAAAACGGCTTTCCAGATCAAGTTTATGGGCCTTTGCCGTTTGCCCGGCCAGTTCATACCCTGCATCGAAATGCCTGATCACCCCCATGGCCGGATCATTCCTTAACACCCTCGACAATCTTTTTTCAGCGGCATCGGTACCATCGGCAACAATCACCATTCCCGCATGTATGCTGTATCCCATACCCACGCCGCCGCCATGGTGGAGGCTCACCCAGGAAGCGCCGCCAGCGGTATTTACGAGCGCATTGAGGATAGGCCAGTCCGCCACGGCATCAGAACCATCTTTCATGGCCTCCGTTTCCCGGTTGGGCGAAGCGACAGATCCGGTATCCAGGTGATCCCTTCCGATCACGATGGGCGCCTTTACTTTCCCTGAACGTACCAGTTCGTTGAATGCAAGGCCCGCTTTTTCCCGCTCTCCTTGTCCCAGCCAGCAGATACGGGCGGGCAATCCCTGGAAAGCAATTTTTTCCCTGGCCAGTTTCAGCCAACGTTGCAACGATTCATTTTGTGGAAAGAGTTCCGCAATTACTTTATCGGTAACGGCAATATCTTCGGGATCACCACTCAATGCCGCCCAGCGGAACGGCCCCTTGCCTTCACAGAATAACGGCCTTATGTATGCGGGAACGAAACCAGGGAAGCCGAAAGCGTTCTTCAAGCCTTTTTCATATGCGCGGGCCCGGAGATTGTTGCCGTAATCAAAAGTAATGGCACCTTCATCTTGCAGCGCCAGCATCAGTTCAACATGTTCTTTCATGCTGATGTAAGCCGCTTCCAGGTAAGCCGTTTTATTATCAGACCGCAACCTGTTCGCCTCTTCCAGGCTCATCCCATGCGGAATATAGCCCACCAACGGATCATGCGCCGATGTTTGGTCAGTAAGCACATCCGGAACAATATTTCTTTCGCGCAGCCTGCGCAGGAGATCCACGGCATTGCACAACACGCCGATTGAAAGCGCTTCGCCTGTGCTCTTCGCTTCCAAAGCACGATCGATGGCGGCATCTATATCTTCGATCATTACATCACAATACCGGGTTTCCAGTCTTTTTTCAATGCGCCAACGTTCCACTTCAGCGGCTAGACATACGCCGTTGTTCATGGTTACGGCCAGTGTCTGGGCGCCGCCCATACCACCAAGTCCTGCGGTAACGCAGAGTTTACCTTTCAGGGTTCCTTCAAAATGTTTATCAGCAACCGCGGCAAAAGTTTCGAACGTACCCTGTACGATGCCCTGGGAGCCGATATATATCCAGGAACCGGCGGTCATCTGACCATACATCATCAGGCCTTTTTTTTCGAGTTCATCAAAATGCTCCCAATTGGCCCAGTTGGGCACGAGTTGTGAATTGGAGATGAGTACGCGTGGCGCATCTTCATGCGTGGGCATAATGGCTACGGGCTTACCGCTTTGCACAAGCAGGGTTTCATCGTTTTCAAGGGTGATGAGCGCTTTTTTGATGGCCTCCAGCGCCTGATGGTTCCGGGCGGCTTTGCCCCTTCCGCCGTACACTACAAGGTCTTCGGGACGTTCGGCCACATCTGGGTGGAGGTTATTTTCGAGCATTCGGAGGGCGGCTTCCTGGAGCCAGTCTTTGCAGCGGAGGGTGGTGTTGTTCATGGTAGTTTTTTTGTGGTGGTGCGGGATGTGATTCTAATGTTATTTATTTTTTCACGCCATTGCTTTGTGCTTCGCACTGCGCAGCGCACTGCTTCGTACTTCGCAGGAGCAAGGACGCATTGCTTCGTGCCTCGCAACGTTGTTTGTGTTTGGAATGGTTCATTTTGGGATATTTTTTTGTTTCACGCGGCGACGCGGCGACGCAACGGGCTGCTTATTGAGGAATGGTTGATTTTCTTTGGAAGAACTTATTTAATTCTTTACACTTCACGCTAAATTCTCCCTGAATCTTTTCAATCAGGAAGCATCCGGCCCCTTCCTTTCAAATAAATCAACCAGAAATTATATAGTACGCTAACGTTGCGTCGCCGTGTCGTTGCGAGAAATAACGCCTCAGCAAGCTACAGTCTCAACCACTCCTTACGTCTGTAGGGCAAGAAGTCGTTGCGAGAAAACACCTCTCAGCGAGCTGCACCACAACCGCCCCTTGCGTCCTTGCTCCTGCGAGGAACGAAGCAGTTGCGTGAAACTCACTCACAAATCAATCCCCTTCTCCCGTGCGAAACCATTCACCTCTTTAACAAAACGCTCATTGGCTATCATGGCGTGTATCTCCCGGATATCATCAGCGAAAATGCGGTCCTCTTCGGCGAAGCCCACATAATGCCGTACATGGTCATGCGCGAATTCAAGCAGGGCACTGGAACGTAGTGGCCTTCTGAATTCAATGGCCTGACAGGCCGAGAGCAACTCTATGGCCAATATCTGCTCAAGGTTATCGATCACGCGGTTGAGTTTCCTACCGGAGATACTGCCCATGCTCACATGATCTTCCTGACCTAGGGAAGTGGGAATACTATCGGCGCTGGCGGGGAAACACAATGTTTTATTTTCTGTAACCAGTGCTGCCGTGGTGTACTGTGGGATCATGAAACCACTGTTTAATCCCACATTTTTCATCAGCAACATAGGGAGTCCCCATTTTCCTTCCAGCAAAAGATAACAACGGCGATCGGATATATTCCCCAGTTCAGCGGCGGCGAAGCAGGCATAATCCAGTGGCAGCGCCATCGGCTGACCATGGAAGTTCCCGCCCGAAATGGTATCACCGGCGCTGAAGATAACGGGGTTGTCGGTAACCGAATTGAGTTCTATTTCCGTAAGTGTTTTCAGGTGGATCCAGGCGTTACGTGTGGCGCCATGCACCTGCGGCATACAGCGGAGTGAATACGGATCCTGGACGCGCCCGCAATCGATGTGACTTTGCATGATCTCGCTACCCGCCAGCAGTTTCCGGAGCCGTTGCGCGACCAGTATATTGCCTTCAAAAGGCCTGAGCTCGTGGAGCCGCTCATCAAAAGGGGCCTGGGTACCGGTAAGCGCTTCCAGACTCATGGCGCCGATAATATCAGCCGCTTCCAGGCAGTTGAACAAACGTGCGACGGCGAGTGTGGCATAGGACAAAATAAATTGCGTGCCATTGATCAGCGCAAGTCCTTCCTTCGGCCCGAGTACCACGGGTTCCCACTGTAATACCTGCATCACTTTGGCAGCGGGTTGCCGCGCTCCTTTGTACCAGACTTCTCCCAATCCTATCAAGGGCAAACAAAGATGCGCGAGTGGCGCAAGGTCACCGGAGGCGCCTACCGAGCCCTGTTCCGGCACCACGGGCGTAACTTCTTCATCAATGTGCGCGCACAATCTTTCCAATGTGG encodes the following:
- the hutH gene encoding histidine ammonia-lyase gives rise to the protein MENTFLYGTEQLTVEKAIAISNGTLKGIIAPQAREAILKSQRDVQEIVASGKTVYGVNTGFGILADTPISEEDTRTLQYKILQSHSVGVGQPVPVQIARLMLITKVHALAKGVSGVQLTTLERLCAHIDEEVTPVVPEQGSVGASGDLAPLAHLCLPLIGLGEVWYKGARQPAAKVMQVLQWEPVVLGPKEGLALINGTQFILSYATLAVARLFNCLEAADIIGAMSLEALTGTQAPFDERLHELRPFEGNILVAQRLRKLLAGSEIMQSHIDCGRVQDPYSLRCMPQVHGATRNAWIHLKTLTEIELNSVTDNPVIFSAGDTISGGNFHGQPMALPLDYACFAAAELGNISDRRCYLLLEGKWGLPMLLMKNVGLNSGFMIPQYTTAALVTENKTLCFPASADSIPTSLGQEDHVSMGSISGRKLNRVIDNLEQILAIELLSACQAIEFRRPLRSSALLEFAHDHVRHYVGFAEEDRIFADDIREIHAMIANERFVKEVNGFAREKGIDL
- the hutU gene encoding urocanate hydratase, which produces MNNTTLRCKDWLQEAALRMLENNLHPDVAERPEDLVVYGGRGKAARNHQALEAIKKALITLENDETLLVQSGKPVAIMPTHEDAPRVLISNSQLVPNWANWEHFDELEKKGLMMYGQMTAGSWIYIGSQGIVQGTFETFAAVADKHFEGTLKGKLCVTAGLGGMGGAQTLAVTMNNGVCLAAEVERWRIEKRLETRYCDVMIEDIDAAIDRALEAKSTGEALSIGVLCNAVDLLRRLRERNIVPDVLTDQTSAHDPLVGYIPHGMSLEEANRLRSDNKTAYLEAAYISMKEHVELMLALQDEGAITFDYGNNLRARAYEKGLKNAFGFPGFVPAYIRPLFCEGKGPFRWAALSGDPEDIAVTDKVIAELFPQNESLQRWLKLAREKIAFQGLPARICWLGQGEREKAGLAFNELVRSGKVKAPIVIGRDHLDTGSVASPNRETEAMKDGSDAVADWPILNALVNTAGGASWVSLHHGGGVGMGYSIHAGMVIVADGTDAAEKRLSRVLRNDPAMGVIRHFDAGYELAGQTAKAHKLDLESRF